Proteins encoded within one genomic window of Oceaniferula marina:
- a CDS encoding PEP-CTERM sorting domain-containing protein produces the protein MKSINYTLALSSFLVASTVVGNAAISINGTNYVDYDATTSAIVDNAGNVIADGSGFVAIGSFGSMSIADIQALTDGTAMASAFDELSSGTMGAAGFDGVWSASFEDAGDTSSLAGQPIYTVIGNGSDLSLSDQFFVYYHGDVNGTGLFLEDPGNNTDAVVAEGAASTGSVVIGEHGNFNYDFGAGNNAAYNLVTIPVPEPTSTALLGLGAFAFVLRRRR, from the coding sequence ATGAAAAGTATTAATTATACGCTGGCTCTGTCCTCGTTTCTAGTAGCTTCGACAGTAGTTGGAAATGCTGCGATTTCGATTAATGGAACGAATTATGTAGATTATGATGCTACTACAAGCGCTATTGTCGATAATGCAGGCAATGTTATTGCAGATGGCTCTGGTTTTGTTGCTATCGGTTCGTTTGGTTCTATGTCAATAGCTGATATTCAAGCTTTGACTGATGGCACTGCTATGGCTTCGGCATTTGATGAGTTATCATCAGGAACTATGGGGGCTGCAGGATTTGATGGTGTATGGTCGGCTTCATTCGAAGATGCTGGTGATACATCTTCTTTGGCAGGCCAACCTATATATACAGTTATTGGTAATGGTAGTGATTTAAGTCTATCAGACCAATTTTTTGTCTACTACCATGGAGATGTTAACGGAACAGGTCTATTTCTTGAAGATCCGGGTAATAACACAGATGCTGTTGTTGCCGAGGGGGCTGCTTCTACTGGGTCTGTAGTAATTGGTGAGCATGGTAATTTTAATTATGATTTTGGAGCGGGTAATAATGCTGCATATAACTTGGTTACTATTCCAGTTCCAGAACCGACATCCACAGCCTTGCTTGGTTTAGGTGCGTTTGCCTTTGTGCTGCGTCGCCGTCGCTAA